GGTGAGCAATGCAGAAATTGCGGGAGTTGGGAATGGTGCCTAGAATGTTGTCGATTTTTGCTTGGAATAGTCCGGGTGAAATGTTAAGTCCTTGGGCAAGTCGTTTATAGTAATAGTGCTTTCCTCCATGATAGGAGGCAATGCCGGTATACTGTTGTGCTTGTTTAGAGAGGGGAATGCAGTGAAAGGCAGATTTGAGGTCGATGACACTCATTACTTTAGTCTTAGCATGTCCAATGCGTTTAAGGGTTTCAGTCAGTAGGGGAAAGGGATGGTTGATACGTCTAATTCTAGAGTTCAGGTAACGAAAGTCGGTCACTACTCGTTTTTCAGTCTTGTCTTTCTTGGCAATGAGTAATACAGGCGAGGTGTATGCCTGATGTCCAACCTCAAGTATACCAAGTTTCACGAGTTTGGTCAGTTCCTTTTCGATTTGTCGTTTGTCAGGTTCAGTAGCAAAGTATGGTCGAATGAAAAATGGTTCGTCATTGGTCAAGTGTATGTCTACTTCAAAGTTTGGGCAACTAGATAGCTCACCATAGAGGGAGAATGCGGGTCTGTTGTCTTTAAGGATCTGTATCAACTCATTCTTTTCAGAGGGAGAAAGCACACTATCCTTTAAGTCAATATGGGCTCTAATGATTTGGTCTTCAGTCATGTTAGCAATGGGGTCACTGGGATCAAGGTGGGGGTATTTGTCAAGGTTTGCTTGTCTAGTCTGGTTGTCAAGGTTACTGCCTGCGGTGTCAAGCTGAGTGGAGTAAAGTGCATGTGTGTTGTCAGTCAAGGTCATAGTTATGTTATCTACTGGGAGGGGCTCAGTCACACGTACGGGGTTAGTAGTGTCGAGAAAGGCAATCGCCCTACCCTTAGAGAAATGTAGAGGTCTGTCAGTAGTATTAGTCACAATGATTTGAGTCGCACCTTTTGTTAGTTTTACCACCATTGTTGATGGGCAGTGCCTACTGAGGTAGTCATTGGAAGTCAGTATGACGTCAGAGTTACGTAAGTGGGCAGGTGTATGTCCCTGTAGTGTCATGAGTCTGGACCCAAATGGTTCGATTTTCACCTTTGATGTAGGGGAAAATGGTATCCTACGCCGTTTGATTTTGAACCTATGGTCCCTGAAAGTCAAAGTCCCGTCTACGTCCGAAAGTGTGTTATTGcctaatatcaaatcaacaccaacAAGGTTTTCAACGACTAAAGCAGAAATTTCGAATTTGTAACCTTGAATTGTGACTCTGAATTTAATCGCGGTTTGCGCTTCAAGGAACTGCCCGTTCCCTAGTTTAAATCGAGTAGGAGTCACGCTCTGCCTCTTTAGGTTGGAAAGGTGTGGAGTTGATTTAACATAGCGGTCAGAAATCAATGTCTTGGAAGCACCACTgtcaaaaagaatgaaaatgtgctTACCACTGTCAATTCGTCCCTTAACAAAGTTATTACTAGTCAGTTGCAGGTCTACGTCCTCTGTCCCTAAGTATGTCGATTTGAGATTTTGTCCGTCCCTAGGCCTGGGGTGTTCACTTTGGGAGGTGGAATAGAGAGCGCTTCTATTTTCCTCCCTTAATGAAAACCCTGGGGATATGTGTCGAAGTACTGTCCTGTGTATTgtagatgatgatgttgttgttgttgttgttgttgttgttgtcgatgATGATGTCGGTTATAGTCATTGTATTGTTGTctgtggggtgggggtggtccATAATATTGGGGTCGTCTGTCGCGTTCAATGTCTCTCAACCTATGCCGACAATCCCTCCAAAAATGGCCAGGAATGTGACAATAGTCACACTTGCCAGCAAATCGAGGTCGAGACCGTTGGTCGCGTCCTCGGCTTTGTGACCGATAACGATCACGAGAAGGAGAGCGCCGTCCAGGATGTCTGTCTCTACTATCATGTCGTCTGTCTCTACTTAAACTACGTCTGTAGTCAGAATGATGTCGGTCCCTACTTAAACTACGTTCATGTCTGCTGTGGTCATCCCTATGTCGAGTCCTACTAGCGCTGCGGCTGGTACTGCGGTCAGAATCATTATGTTGGGAATGTCGATTTCGTCTTCGTCCTCGGGAGTCTTTCTGTTCGGTTTTAAATCTAAGGGAGGAAATTTCCTCACTTAGGAGGTCGACATCGTCTTGGGTTGCGAATGTCACCTCTTTTGTCGGGGTAGTGTCAGTCCTAAGATCTATGAAAAGCTGCGCTTTCGCGGCTATCTCGTCAGGGGTGGTCGTTGATGTCGGCGATGCCATAAGAATGGCGGCGCGACAGTCGGGGGTCAGTGCAGCAAGTAAACGGTCCTTTATTTGCTTCTCCCCATAGTCTATGTAGGAGGCAGTCTGTCTGAGTCGTTGGAGAAAAGTTTCGACACTCTCTCCATCAGTCATAGTCATGGTGTTAAAGTCAGTAACCCTAGCAAAAGTCGATTTGGCGGGGCTAAATCGCCTAGTGAAAGCCGTCTTTAGGTCGTCATAAGTAGTGAAAGTCAGTTTGTCTATCCAGAGTCTGGCCTGTCCCTCTAATGTCCGCTTGAAAGTCTTAAGTATAGTCGTCAAGTTGTCAGCTTTGTCCGAGTCAATGTCATGGGCGTCTAAATAGtcttcaaaggtcaaaatatgGGCAGTACAGTCATTGTAATCTAGTCGGTTGCCAGAAAATTTAGTCGGTAAAAAGTCGGTCTGTCGGAGGGTCCTACATTGTACTGGTGGTCATGGTGGTATTGGTACTGTGATTGGTGGTGTAATATTGAGTAACACAAAGCCTATCTaatcaaatatcaaagtcaAAGATCAGTAATAACAGTCAAACAAATATGAGTATGAAAAATTCATAAGGAAACACATGAGGATTAAATGCAAATAACcagtcaaaataaaacaatgcaaACTCAGTAAGCACTAATCAAAATCAACATACTCTCAAATATCTCTCACACTGGGACAGTAATAACAATCAAAGTTCCACTTACCCAATGTGAAAGGGTTCAACCAAGTCTCCAATTCCCGAAATGATTGCATAATATAGTGttccaaaaacaagaaaataatcacAATAAGCAATCAAACTATCAGTCCTCCAAGTTAAGAGTCAATTATCCTTGAAAATGTTATAAGTGTTTACACTGTAAGTGTCTAGTCCTGAATCCGTCTGGTAGTCCTATCGTTGTCGAAATGTGTCAGTCATTATTCAGCAAAGcgtccatttttgaagaattttccATGGAGCTGCATCCGCGTCAACACCAGTCATGGGTCCTCTTCGTACGTCACTCAGGTCGTGGTCGTCGTAGTCCTCGTTGCGTCGTCATCCAAGTCAGGCACGATGTCGCCATCCAGGTCAcggtcatcatcattgttaataGGTGGAGGTTTAAGTCGTCGGTCATCAATCAGTCGTCATTTGCAAAGGCCATGTCACCACAAAGTTCGTTGTCTAAATAATTGTTGAAGTCCATCGCCTGATTCGTTAGCACTGCAGTTTCGAAGTCGACGAAAAATCTGTTATAGTcacatttcaacaattttcaggTCGCATGCTCCCACGGTCCTATTAACGCTCGGCCTGCATGGTCTGGTGAAAGTCTCCTTCCAAAATCGATGTCGAGTTGTAATGATGAGGTATTCCGATATAGGATCGATATAGGGTTCTCCACCATGTAATGTAACGGGTGGTGTTACATTTGGAATGTTATTACGAAGCAGAAATGAAGGAGCTCAGGTACAGTTTTGATACATTTCATCGATGCAAAGTGTTTATTCACAATCGTTCAGAGAAATATCACGATGAAGTTCAATGACAAGTTAAATGACGAGTATGTACATCAGAGTAAAATATAGAAGTATCAAGATGCAGGAGAGAGAGCAATATCAAGTAGAGGTTGACTCTCTGATGTCGAAATCATGATCTCCCTTGGGGGCTTGGAAAGAACACCAAACTTGGAAATGTTCAATGGgtgatgggtgagaattttggtaAGACAACCAATCAAAAAGGGATAACTAAAAAGAGTGACCAAAGGGGTTGTCCTAAGGGGTGATGTTTGACCAATTAAAAG
The sequence above is a segment of the Diadema setosum chromosome 12, eeDiaSeto1, whole genome shotgun sequence genome. Coding sequences within it:
- the LOC140235815 gene encoding uncharacterized protein, whose product is MTPHDVARNDNCTTWTPPAITSIALARDIINSTPTTDDDYRYPQKILQCRTLRQTDFLPTKFSGNRLDYNDCTAHILTFEDYLDAHDIDSDKADNLTTILKTFKRTLEGQARLWIDKLTFTTYDDLKTAFTRRFSPAKSTFARVTDFNTMTMTDGESVETFLQRLRQTASYIDYGEKQIKDRLLAALTPDCRAAILMASPTSTTTPDEIAAKAQLFIDLRTDTTPTKEVTFATQDDVDLLSEEISSLRFKTEQKDSRGRRRNRHSQHNDSDRSTSRSATEDATNGLDLDLLASVTIVTFLAIFGGIVGIG